One Cellvibrio zantedeschiae DNA window includes the following coding sequences:
- a CDS encoding tryptophan halogenase family protein: MTSSINPIKKIVIVGGGTSGWIAASMLSYHLKSNLCEIELVESDDLGTIGIGESTIPPVVRLIQNLGIDEQQFVQNTQACFKLGIKFIDWRQKNESYFHPFGVIGKRIGSHDFYQCWLKATMQGDTSPLQDFSPCSVMAEQERFFWPTQLQNTPIGGASYAVHLDAKLVVEYLRGYAYERGVKRTEGTVEKVTQTDSGNIEKLIMKDGKEIHGDFFIDCTGFKALLIEKTLGVGFEDWSKYLPCDRAVVVKTEAQEKRPPYTTATARKAGWSWKIPLRNSTGHGYVYSSKFCTDAEAKSTLLKNLDAPRINDPRVIPFATGRRKNMWEKNCLSLGLASGFVEPLESTSIHLIARGMDFFLRFFPDRDCDPTLIKEYNRRMTADFEEVRDFIVLHYCTTQREDTDFWRFCKNMELPESLQERIALFKGHGLVREGTDELFRSTSWQSVFEGMGIRPNKYCPRVDNMDYQEISDTLKMARQAIQSMVKNLPTHDEFLRQNLVDD, from the coding sequence ATGACAAGCAGTATTAATCCAATAAAAAAAATCGTGATTGTGGGTGGCGGTACGTCAGGCTGGATTGCAGCTTCCATGTTGTCCTATCACCTCAAATCCAATTTGTGCGAAATCGAATTGGTTGAGTCAGATGATTTGGGCACAATCGGTATCGGTGAATCTACAATTCCTCCCGTTGTACGATTGATCCAAAACCTCGGCATCGACGAACAACAATTTGTGCAAAATACGCAGGCCTGTTTCAAACTCGGCATTAAATTTATCGACTGGCGACAAAAAAACGAATCCTATTTCCATCCCTTCGGTGTTATCGGCAAACGCATTGGCTCGCACGATTTTTATCAATGCTGGTTAAAAGCCACCATGCAAGGCGACACATCGCCACTGCAAGACTTTTCACCCTGCTCGGTGATGGCGGAGCAAGAACGTTTCTTCTGGCCGACGCAATTACAAAACACACCGATTGGCGGCGCAAGTTATGCGGTTCATCTGGATGCAAAATTAGTCGTAGAATATTTGCGCGGTTACGCTTACGAGCGTGGTGTAAAACGCACAGAGGGAACCGTCGAAAAAGTCACGCAAACTGACAGCGGCAATATTGAAAAATTAATCATGAAAGACGGCAAAGAAATCCATGGTGATTTCTTTATCGACTGTACCGGCTTTAAAGCGCTTTTGATTGAGAAAACGCTCGGTGTTGGTTTTGAAGATTGGTCAAAATATTTACCCTGTGACCGCGCAGTAGTTGTAAAAACCGAAGCGCAGGAAAAGCGTCCGCCCTACACAACTGCCACTGCGCGCAAAGCAGGTTGGAGTTGGAAAATTCCGCTGCGCAACAGCACCGGTCACGGTTATGTATATTCCAGTAAATTTTGTACAGACGCTGAAGCAAAATCCACACTGCTAAAAAATCTAGATGCGCCGCGTATTAACGATCCGCGCGTAATTCCTTTCGCTACCGGTCGCCGCAAAAATATGTGGGAGAAAAATTGCCTCTCGCTCGGTTTGGCATCCGGTTTTGTTGAACCTTTGGAATCAACATCCATCCATTTAATTGCACGCGGCATGGATTTCTTTTTGCGCTTCTTCCCCGACCGTGATTGTGACCCAACCTTAATCAAAGAGTACAACCGCCGTATGACGGCAGACTTTGAAGAAGTGCGCGATTTTATTGTGCTGCACTACTGCACGACACAGCGCGAAGACACAGACTTCTGGCGCTTTTGTAAAAATATGGAGTTACCAGAATCTTTACAAGAGCGTATCGCACTCTTTAAAGGCCATGGTTTAGTACGCGAAGGTACCGATGAATTATTCCGCAGTACCAGCTGGCAATCCGTATTCGAAGGCATGGGCATTCGTCCCAACAAATACTGCCCGCGTGTAGATAACATGGATTACCAGGAAATTAGCGATACGCTAAAAATGGCGCGGCAGGCAATTCAATCCATGGTAAAAAATTTGCCCACGCACGATGAATTTTTACGGCAAAACTTGGTAGATGATTAA
- a CDS encoding gamma carbonic anhydrase family protein — MKHNQNPLSIRSYQGHTPQFGKDVYVDPAAIVIGDVQIGDDSSVWPYAIIRGDMHRIRVGARTSIQDGSVLHITHASDFNPAGHPLIIGDDVTVGHSVNLHGCTIGNRVLVGIGSTVLDGAIVEDDVVIGAGTLVPPGKRLESGFLYVGSPCKQARPLKDSERAFFKYSAGNYVKLKNIHIAELEALAE; from the coding sequence ATGAAACACAACCAAAACCCCTTAAGCATTCGCAGCTACCAAGGCCACACACCACAATTTGGTAAAGATGTTTACGTCGACCCCGCCGCTATTGTGATTGGCGATGTTCAAATTGGCGACGACTCCTCTGTGTGGCCCTATGCGATTATTCGCGGTGATATGCATCGTATACGTGTGGGCGCCCGTACCAGTATTCAAGATGGCAGCGTACTTCATATCACCCATGCGAGCGATTTTAATCCTGCTGGCCACCCTTTAATCATTGGTGACGATGTCACTGTCGGTCATTCAGTCAACTTGCATGGCTGCACCATTGGCAACCGCGTACTCGTCGGTATTGGCTCAACGGTTTTGGACGGTGCGATTGTGGAAGATGATGTTGTAATTGGCGCAGGCACTTTAGTGCCACCGGGCAAGCGATTGGAAAGCGGATTTTTATATGTGGGCTCACCCTGCAAACAAGCTCGCCCCTTAAAAGATAGCGAGCGTGCATTTTTTAAATATTCAGCGGGTAATTATGTGAAGCTAAAGAATATTCATATTGCGGAATTGGAAGCGCTTGCGGAATAA
- the hisH gene encoding imidazole glycerol phosphate synthase subunit HisH, whose translation MTQQTVAVIDYGMGNLHSVKSALEHVAPEQKVVVTSDPAVVAAADRVIFPGVGAIRDCMGEINRLGFDKLLREQVATGKPVLAICVGLQALMDHSEENNGVDCIGIFPGQVKFFGTNHKDANGNALKVPHMGWNQVNHDDHPLWADIPQNSRFYFVHSFYVQAADESLVAASCEYGVKFDTALTRDNLFAVQFHPEKSHTSGLQLLKNFLQWDGKA comes from the coding sequence ATGACCCAACAGACAGTTGCCGTTATCGATTACGGCATGGGCAACCTTCACTCGGTGAAGAGTGCTTTGGAGCATGTTGCCCCTGAACAAAAAGTGGTTGTGACCTCAGACCCTGCGGTTGTAGCAGCGGCAGACCGTGTGATCTTTCCCGGTGTAGGCGCAATTCGCGATTGCATGGGCGAAATCAACCGCCTTGGCTTCGACAAATTACTGCGCGAACAAGTCGCCACGGGCAAGCCTGTGCTGGCAATTTGCGTTGGCTTGCAGGCCTTGATGGATCACAGCGAAGAAAACAACGGTGTAGATTGCATCGGCATTTTCCCCGGCCAGGTTAAATTTTTCGGTACCAACCATAAAGATGCTAATGGCAATGCTTTGAAAGTGCCGCACATGGGTTGGAACCAGGTGAATCATGACGATCACCCGCTCTGGGCAGATATTCCGCAAAACAGCCGCTTCTACTTCGTCCACAGTTTTTATGTGCAGGCAGCGGATGAGAGTTTGGTGGCGGCTAGTTGTGAGTACGGTGTGAAATTCGACACTGCGCTGACACGCGATAATTTGTTTGCCGTGCAGTTTCACCCGGAGAAGAGTCATACCTCCGGGTTGCAGTTGTTGAAGAACTTTTTACAGTGGGATGGTAAGGCTTAA
- the prlC gene encoding oligopeptidase A, whose protein sequence is MTNPLLQSHVLPPFSSIEAAHVEPAVSNIIQESRTYLQNLLANLAQPSWATLVAPLEEQGDKLDQAWSPVSHLNAVRNNDELRNAYNASIALLTEYGTELSQNEDLYKAYQQLADSTEYKNLSQAQKQAVDNALRDFRLGGVALNEQDKKRYAEIQQRLSELSTQFSNHVLDSTQAWFKHFDNADALAGLPESALAQAAQAAQKKSLEGYVITLDFPSYYAVIMYSDDRKLREEIYTAYVTRASAESKKTNAENKIEVTAEFDNTALIAETLSLRHELAQLLGFNNYAERSLATKMAQSPKQVLDFLQELGQKSKPYAARDYAELSEFAASLGCTDLQSWDTTYYSEKLRVEKYSISQEELRPYFPAEKVISGMFEVVKRLFGIDVKQVAEFDSYHPDVRFYQISKDGKHIASFYLDLFAREGKRGGAWMADARVRRKTNSGVQLPVAFLTCNFTPPVGDTPSLLTHDEVTTLFHEFGHGIHHMLTQIDVAAVSGINGVAWDAVELPSQFMENWCWEPEAIPLISGHYQTGESLPQALLDKMLAAKNFQSGLQMLRQIEFSLFDFRLHAEYNPKNPRTAQDVLQQVRKEIAVVFPPAFNRFENSFSHIFAGGYAAGYYSYKWAEVLSADAFSRFEEEGIFNAQTGESFLREILQQGGSKTPMELFTQFRGREPNIDALLRHSGIEVHSNFAIEDAV, encoded by the coding sequence ATGACTAACCCGCTCTTGCAGTCCCACGTGTTACCACCTTTTTCCAGCATTGAAGCTGCCCACGTTGAACCGGCTGTCAGCAACATCATTCAGGAAAGCCGCACCTATTTGCAAAATTTGCTCGCAAATTTGGCCCAGCCGTCCTGGGCAACATTGGTTGCACCTTTGGAGGAGCAAGGCGATAAGTTGGATCAAGCCTGGTCGCCAGTGAGCCATTTAAATGCGGTACGTAATAATGATGAATTGCGCAATGCCTATAATGCGAGTATTGCACTTTTGACCGAATACGGTACTGAGCTGAGCCAAAACGAAGATTTGTATAAGGCTTACCAACAATTGGCGGATAGCACTGAGTATAAAAATTTATCGCAAGCACAAAAGCAAGCCGTTGATAACGCCCTGCGCGATTTCCGGTTAGGTGGTGTTGCGTTAAACGAGCAAGATAAAAAACGTTATGCGGAAATTCAGCAACGTTTATCTGAGTTATCCACGCAATTTTCTAATCACGTTTTAGATTCTACCCAGGCATGGTTCAAACATTTTGACAACGCAGATGCGCTTGCAGGCTTACCTGAATCTGCGCTTGCGCAAGCAGCACAAGCGGCGCAAAAAAAATCTTTGGAAGGTTATGTCATTACGCTCGACTTCCCATCCTATTACGCCGTGATTATGTATTCAGATGACCGCAAACTGCGCGAAGAAATTTATACCGCATATGTTACCCGTGCATCGGCTGAGTCGAAAAAAACCAACGCTGAAAACAAGATTGAAGTTACGGCAGAATTTGATAACACCGCTTTGATTGCTGAAACACTTTCGTTGCGTCATGAGCTTGCACAATTATTAGGTTTTAATAATTACGCTGAGCGTTCGCTTGCTACCAAAATGGCGCAAAGCCCTAAACAAGTTTTAGATTTTTTACAAGAGCTTGGCCAAAAGTCAAAACCCTATGCAGCGCGAGATTACGCAGAACTATCTGAGTTTGCGGCGAGCTTGGGCTGCACCGATTTGCAATCCTGGGACACCACTTATTACAGCGAAAAATTGCGCGTAGAAAAATACTCTATTTCGCAAGAAGAATTGCGCCCTTATTTCCCTGCAGAAAAAGTTATTAGCGGAATGTTTGAAGTCGTTAAACGTTTGTTTGGTATTGATGTAAAACAAGTCGCTGAATTTGATAGCTATCACCCAGATGTTCGCTTCTACCAAATCTCCAAAGACGGTAAACACATCGCGAGCTTCTATCTGGATTTGTTTGCGCGCGAAGGTAAGCGCGGCGGTGCCTGGATGGCAGATGCGCGAGTACGTCGTAAAACAAATTCCGGTGTTCAATTGCCGGTTGCCTTTTTAACCTGCAACTTTACTCCGCCAGTGGGCGATACTCCCTCACTGCTAACACACGATGAAGTAACCACGCTTTTCCACGAATTTGGTCATGGTATTCATCATATGCTCACGCAAATTGATGTGGCAGCGGTGAGCGGAATTAACGGCGTTGCCTGGGATGCAGTGGAATTACCCAGCCAATTTATGGAGAACTGGTGCTGGGAGCCGGAAGCGATTCCGTTGATTTCTGGCCACTACCAAACTGGTGAATCCTTACCGCAAGCATTGCTCGACAAAATGCTTGCTGCAAAAAATTTCCAATCTGGTTTGCAGATGCTGCGCCAAATTGAATTTTCGTTGTTTGATTTCCGTTTGCACGCTGAGTACAACCCTAAAAATCCGCGTACGGCACAAGATGTTTTGCAGCAAGTGCGTAAGGAAATCGCTGTGGTTTTCCCCCCAGCATTTAACCGTTTTGAAAATAGTTTCAGCCATATTTTCGCGGGCGGTTATGCAGCAGGCTATTACAGTTACAAATGGGCAGAAGTTTTGTCGGCAGATGCTTTCTCGCGCTTTGAAGAGGAAGGTATTTTTAATGCGCAAACTGGCGAGAGCTTCTTGCGTGAAATTTTGCAGCAAGGCGGTAGCAAAACGCCCATGGAATTGTTTACCCAATTCCGCGGCCGTGAACCCAATATTGATGCGCTATTGAGACACTCCGGAATTGAAGTGCATTCCAATTTTGCGATAGAGGATGCGGTTTAA
- a CDS encoding YheV family putative zinc ribbon protein — MAYSTKRRFMAGAVCPRCSKMDSIVVYNLDGKDFRECVSCDFKEEMRINIATGELETRVNQVREDAHETQVINIVSPDSKH; from the coding sequence ATGGCTTACTCAACCAAGCGTCGTTTTATGGCGGGCGCGGTGTGCCCCCGCTGTTCAAAAATGGATTCCATCGTGGTGTATAACCTGGATGGAAAAGATTTTCGCGAGTGCGTGAGCTGCGATTTTAAAGAAGAAATGCGTATCAACATTGCCACTGGTGAATTAGAAACGCGCGTTAATCAGGTTAGGGAAGATGCGCATGAAACCCAGGTTATCAACATTGTCTCGCCAGACAGCAAACACTGA
- the hisB gene encoding imidazoleglycerol-phosphate dehydratase HisB — MSDRIAQVTRNTLETKISVSLNLDGAGKGVFNTGVPFLEHMMDQIARHGMIDLDVTCDGDTHIDDHHSVEDIGITIGQAIAKAVGDKKGIRRYGHAYVPLDEALSRVVIDFSGRPGLVMQIPFTQKRIGQFDTELFWEFFQGFVNHAGVTLHVDNLRGHNAHHQIETVFKAFGRALRMALELDPRMEGIMPSTKGSL; from the coding sequence ATGTCAGATCGCATTGCACAAGTAACTCGTAACACCCTCGAAACCAAAATCAGCGTAAGCCTCAATCTGGATGGTGCTGGTAAAGGTGTGTTCAATACCGGTGTGCCCTTTTTAGAGCACATGATGGACCAGATCGCCCGCCACGGCATGATTGATCTGGATGTTACTTGCGATGGCGATACGCATATTGATGATCACCATTCAGTAGAAGATATCGGCATCACCATCGGCCAAGCCATTGCCAAAGCGGTGGGCGACAAGAAAGGTATTCGCCGTTATGGCCACGCGTATGTGCCGCTCGATGAGGCTTTGTCACGTGTAGTGATCGATTTCTCCGGTCGCCCCGGTTTGGTTATGCAGATTCCTTTTACCCAAAAGCGCATCGGCCAATTTGATACCGAATTGTTCTGGGAATTCTTCCAGGGTTTTGTAAACCACGCGGGCGTTACCCTGCATGTGGACAATCTGCGCGGCCACAACGCCCACCACCAGATTGAAACTGTGTTCAAAGCCTTCGGCCGCGCCTTGCGTATGGCGCTGGAATTAGACCCACGTATGGAAGGCATAATGCCTTCAACCAAGGGAAGTCTATAA